One region of Solanum pennellii chromosome 6, SPENNV200 genomic DNA includes:
- the LOC107022143 gene encoding uncharacterized protein LOC107022143, whose translation MVLQTTYQDKATQTENKDEDTIEKLLKDITTLCTKVDSMDNEIQKLKTNEDNLKSKANISQQHDYKNAELRRSEDGKIPEIKGDDGKLPKIHNVCLNTAADHRCFKCNGDDNVISDADLE comes from the exons ATGGTGTTGCAGACTACCTATCAAGACAAAGCTACTCAGACTGAGAACAAAGACGAAGATACAATTGAAAAGCTTCTCAAAGACATTACTACACTTTGTACTAAAGTTGATAGTATGGACAATGAGATACAAAAGCTAAAGACTAATGAAGATAACCTGAAGTCTAAAGCTAATataagtcagcagcatgactataaAAATGCGGAGCTACGTCGATCGGAAGACGGTAAAATTCCAGAGATAAAAGGAGACGATGGGAAACTCCCTAAAATCCATAATGTTTGTTTAAATACAGCTGCAG ATCACAGATGTTTCAAATGCAATGGAGACGATAACGTTATATCAGATGCTGATTTGGAATAA